The Synergistaceae bacterium sequence CCCCCCGGTGGACGTCTACCGCTCCGCCCTGGTGGTCGACATCCAGACGGTGAACCTGGATCCGATGGCGATCAGCGCGCCCGCGATACTCTACCAGGCCGTCTCCGAGCCGTCGGTCATGCTGGCGCTGGTGGGCAACGAGAACACCCCGAGAGTGCTGATAGGAATGGCGTTCGACCACAGGGAGTTCACTGGCCCGCACGGCCGCAGATTGACGGACAGCATGTGGAAGAAGCGCGTCTACGACAGGTACGACGAGTACTTTGACATCAAGGAGGGCGAGCACGCCCCGCTGCCAGAGAAGAACTTCTGGTACGACGGCCTGAGGCCGTAAAGGGGGCAATCCCGACGCGCAACGCATTTGTGTCATCCCGACGCGCAGCGCATGTTTGTCATCCCGACGACTGAAAGGAGGAGGGATCTCGGGTCCGTCACTGGCGGCATCTCCGAGATCCCTCCCCTCGGCCCTCGGGCCTCGGGATAGCGAACTACAAGGCTCGCGTTGCTCGCCTGTCGCCTGCTTACCGGCGCTTCGCGCCGTTTGGGACGACGAAACGAGGTTGCGCTCCTAAGTGACAGGCGGGCGATTCTATCGCCTAGAAACCTCGCCTAGCGCCTTACGGCTTAATGCCAACCCCGCAAGCGCGATCAGCCCGGACAGGGCCAGTCCGGGGAAGAGCGGGTCGAGCCCCTTCCAGAACAGCCCTCCCAGCGCGGTGCCGATAAGCCCGCCCGCGCCCGCGGCGAAGCCCCAGCCGTGCGACAGCCTCCCCGGCCTGAAGACGGCGGCGAACAGCAACCACAGGATGCCGGCCGCTCTCAGACCCATCCCCAGGTACGACCACTGTAGAATCAGGGCCCCGTGCGACGCGCACGCGGTCGCGCTGCCTGCGAACACCACGATTAGTACGGCTATGCGTCCGGCGGACAGGACTTTCGCGTCGTCGAACCCGGCGGCGAGCTTCGTCTTAAGCAGGACATCCTGCACAAAGTTTGTGGAGACGCCTATCGCTCCGCCCACGGCCGTCCCCAGTACCGTAATCATTATGCCGGACCACAGAAGTCCGCCTATCATCGGGTGGAAGTACGTGCGTATGAAGAAGGGGAGAGCCTGGGACGGCTCTATCTCCACTCCGGACGCCCGCAGTGCCAGCCCTATCCACACGCCCAGCACCCCCATCGGGGCGGTGAGGGCGGCGGAGATGAGGCATCCTTTCCTGGCTGTCTCGTCCGACGAGGCGGAGTAGATCGCCTGGATGTATATCTGCCCGCAGATTATGCCGGTGAGCAGCGATGCGAAAGAGCCCAGGTCCGTCCCGGCCCCCCTGGAAAGGGGATGAAAGAAGGGAAACGATGGCAAAGAGGACACGATGGCAACGGGAGTCCAGCCGTCCATCACGGCCGCGCCGACGCACATCAGCATGACCGAGTAGAGGAAGATCATCTTGGCCGCTCCGAGCCTGCTGAAGCTGCTGATCCCGCCCCCGAAGACGAACGCAAGTATCAAAGCTCCGATGATCAGCGATGCCGCAGTGCTGGATATTGGGAAGATCGAGCGCATCAGGGCCACGCCCGACAGGTACTGGGCCACCAGAGACAGGAAAGAGCCCGAGGCGGTCGATATCGCAACCATCACCGCCGTACGCCCGCCGAAGTGCCCCTCCAGAAACTGCGGAAGCGTCACTAGTTTCGCCAAGCGCAGGGGGGCGGCGAACCATACGCCAAGCACGAGGCAGGCAGCGGTGCAGCCCAGTGAGAACCAAATCGCTGCGACGCCCCACTGATAGGCCATCTGTGCTGTCCCTACCGTGGAGGCGCCGCCTATGAGCGCCCCGAGGATTATCCCCGACACGCCGCCGGCGCTCGCCTTTCTGCCCGCCACCGCGAAGTCGGACGACGACGACACTCCCCTGGATGCGAAGAGACCCGAGATAAAGAAGGCAACGAGCACAGCGGCCGCGGAGAGCATGAACAATAGAAACACCTTCCTGACATGTATTTTATATTTGATCGACACTCGGATAATTATACACGTCTCCCGCCCGGTCGCGAAACTGCCCGGGGCGGAGATCCCTCTCATTCACTCGGAATGACAAAGAGGATGCTTACTATAGACGAGAAAAAAGAATTCGCGGTCAGCAAAAAAACTTTTAGCAGCTGCTGCGACGCCCCGAACAGTCGCCTAGGACGTATCTGCCTCCAGTTGTAGAGAGGGATCATTAGTTTTTCGAATGGAAGCCTTGACAACCAAAAAAATAATGTTTATACTGACCTAAAAATAATTTTTTTGAGGTATTTACTGAGAAACTTATCTCAGTATCAATGAGTCTAAATGCTCTTGAAACAAGAGGGAAATGGTATCGACGATTAGCGCAGGCACTGCGCGACAATACAAAGGTGAAGGTGAATGACATGGTCGAGGCAAAAGAAGAGCTCAGCGTCTATCGTCCGTTGGTCTCTCTTATCGCCGC is a genomic window containing:
- a CDS encoding sodium:solute symporter family protein; this translates as MFLLFMLSAAAVLVAFFISGLFASRGVSSSSDFAVAGRKASAGGVSGIILGALIGGASTVGTAQMAYQWGVAAIWFSLGCTAACLVLGVWFAAPLRLAKLVTLPQFLEGHFGGRTAVMVAISTASGSFLSLVAQYLSGVALMRSIFPISSTAASLIIGALILAFVFGGGISSFSRLGAAKMIFLYSVMLMCVGAAVMDGWTPVAIVSSLPSFPFFHPLSRGAGTDLGSFASLLTGIICGQIYIQAIYSASSDETARKGCLISAALTAPMGVLGVWIGLALRASGVEIEPSQALPFFIRTYFHPMIGGLLWSGIMITVLGTAVGGAIGVSTNFVQDVLLKTKLAAGFDDAKVLSAGRIAVLIVVFAGSATACASHGALILQWSYLGMGLRAAGILWLLFAAVFRPGRLSHGWGFAAGAGGLIGTALGGLFWKGLDPLFPGLALSGLIALAGLALSRKALGEVSRR